The following are from one region of the Paenibacillus sp. JZ16 genome:
- a CDS encoding Gfo/Idh/MocA family protein, translating to MMDKMELNIGVLGCGPISQYGHFEACRRARNARLYAICDVAEDLLSRMAEIHQPAKIYSDYDKMLADPDVEAVIIGIADQFHVEAALKAIAAGKHVLVEKPLGVSVEECEELQQKAGATGCIVQIGNMKRFDPGIAYAKQFIDQEMGEMLALKAWYCDSTYRYTVTDNVQPMVQHSPNALKPEGNPKLDKLRYFMLTHGSHLVDTARFLGGEMESVTAWNTQKFGAYNWFVTVQYASGAVGHLDLTVAVRMDWHEGFQIYGEHGSIIGKTYNPWLFKSSDVEVFSARDGCYHRPLGEDAHFFKLQVESFADTVLNQVAMKGANLEDGVAAMRAMAAIARSVESGDTVRLADVTGGV from the coding sequence ATGATGGATAAGATGGAATTAAATATCGGGGTTCTTGGCTGTGGCCCCATATCGCAGTACGGACATTTCGAGGCTTGCCGGAGAGCGCGCAATGCCAGGCTATACGCGATATGCGATGTCGCGGAGGATTTGCTGAGCCGCATGGCCGAAATCCACCAGCCAGCCAAGATCTACAGCGATTATGATAAAATGCTTGCCGATCCCGATGTGGAGGCTGTTATCATTGGCATCGCGGATCAATTTCATGTGGAAGCTGCCCTTAAAGCCATTGCAGCGGGCAAGCACGTCCTAGTGGAAAAGCCTCTGGGCGTCAGCGTCGAAGAGTGTGAGGAATTGCAGCAGAAGGCCGGGGCTACCGGATGTATTGTCCAAATCGGAAATATGAAGCGCTTTGACCCCGGCATCGCGTATGCCAAGCAGTTTATTGATCAAGAAATGGGTGAGATGCTGGCGCTGAAAGCATGGTACTGCGACTCAACTTATCGATATACGGTCACCGACAACGTGCAGCCGATGGTGCAGCATAGTCCGAATGCTTTAAAGCCGGAAGGCAATCCGAAGCTGGATAAGCTGCGTTACTTCATGCTGACGCATGGCAGTCATCTGGTGGATACGGCTCGTTTTTTAGGCGGAGAGATGGAAAGCGTTACGGCGTGGAACACGCAGAAGTTCGGAGCGTACAACTGGTTTGTCACGGTGCAGTATGCCTCGGGCGCTGTAGGACATCTGGATCTTACGGTTGCCGTGCGGATGGACTGGCATGAGGGTTTTCAGATCTACGGCGAACACGGAAGCATTATTGGCAAGACCTATAATCCTTGGCTTTTTAAGTCCAGCGACGTAGAAGTCTTCTCGGCACGGGATGGTTGTTATCATCGACCGCTCGGGGAAGATGCCCATTTCTTCAAGCTGCAGGTTGAAAGCTTTGCGGATACGGTTTTGAATCAGGTTGCCATGAAAGGGGCCAATCTGGAGGATGGAGTGGCTGCTATGCGTGCCATGGCGGCGATTGCACGATCGGTGGAGAGCGGGGATACGGTGAGGCTGGCTGACGTAACGGGAGGTGTATGA
- a CDS encoding ATP-binding cassette domain-containing protein: MRNISKAFPGVQALSDVTFKVRPGTVHALMGENGAGKSTLMKCLFGIYKPDEGDIYLNGSKVTINSSRDALNHGISMIHQELHPVPHRNVMENIWLGRFPMTGFWPLKFVNEKQMAEDTLRLFRELDIDIDPRARTGALSVSKIQSLEIVKAVSFHSKVIVMDEPTSSLTGNEVEHLFNIMNRLRSQGVSIVYISHKMEEILRISDDVTIMRDGKYVGTWQAGELTTDLIITRMVGRDLTERYPERVNVPGETRMQVRQLSSTNPKSFQNVSFELRRGEILGIGGLVGAQRTELIEAIFGLRPVASGTISINGKPVKIKSPSDAKKNNMALLTEERRVTGIFPVLSVYENTVIANLRRYQNWAFLLNERRGIQDARMNVEQLRTKTPSVHTQIRNLSGGNQQKVLLARWLLTEPEILLLDEPTRGIDVGAKFEIYSIITQLAKQGKSIIMISSEMPELLGMSDRIMVMSEGRLTGILAGQEASEEEIMRLAAQQRSADSGGEVDEYANHR; this comes from the coding sequence ATGCGGAATATATCGAAGGCGTTTCCAGGCGTTCAGGCATTAAGCGACGTAACGTTCAAGGTGAGACCCGGAACCGTGCATGCGCTTATGGGCGAGAACGGGGCCGGCAAATCAACGCTGATGAAATGTTTATTCGGCATCTACAAGCCTGATGAAGGCGACATTTATTTAAACGGCAGCAAGGTAACCATCAACAGCTCCAGGGACGCATTGAATCACGGAATATCCATGATTCATCAGGAGCTTCATCCCGTGCCGCACCGCAACGTGATGGAGAATATATGGCTGGGAAGATTTCCGATGACGGGTTTCTGGCCTTTGAAATTCGTGAACGAGAAACAGATGGCAGAAGATACGCTCCGCCTGTTCCGCGAGCTCGATATCGATATCGATCCCAGGGCAAGAACAGGAGCGCTGTCTGTATCCAAGATCCAATCGCTTGAGATTGTCAAAGCGGTGTCTTTTCACTCCAAGGTGATTGTAATGGATGAACCGACCTCATCGCTCACCGGAAATGAAGTGGAGCATCTGTTCAACATCATGAATAGGCTCCGTTCGCAAGGGGTGTCGATCGTCTACATTTCGCACAAAATGGAAGAAATCCTGCGCATATCCGATGACGTGACGATTATGCGCGATGGTAAATATGTGGGGACTTGGCAGGCCGGCGAGCTGACAACCGATTTGATTATCACCCGCATGGTGGGACGGGATTTGACGGAGCGCTATCCGGAACGGGTGAACGTTCCCGGCGAAACCCGGATGCAGGTTCGCCAATTAAGCTCCACGAATCCGAAATCGTTTCAGAATGTATCCTTCGAGCTAAGACGGGGGGAGATATTGGGCATCGGAGGCCTTGTCGGCGCACAGCGAACGGAATTAATTGAAGCAATATTCGGACTTCGTCCGGTGGCTTCCGGAACTATATCGATCAACGGGAAGCCGGTAAAGATCAAATCACCATCGGACGCCAAGAAAAATAACATGGCGCTGCTGACGGAAGAGCGCAGGGTTACCGGCATATTCCCGGTGCTCTCGGTCTATGAGAATACCGTCATTGCCAATCTTCGCAGGTATCAGAATTGGGCGTTTCTGTTAAATGAACGCAGAGGAATCCAGGATGCGCGTATGAACGTGGAGCAGCTTAGAACGAAAACGCCCTCGGTCCATACCCAGATTCGCAATCTGTCGGGCGGGAACCAGCAGAAGGTGCTGCTGGCAAGATGGCTTCTGACCGAGCCTGAGATCCTTCTGCTGGATGAGCCGACTCGTGGCATTGATGTTGGCGCGAAGTTCGAGATTTATTCCATCATTACGCAGCTAGCCAAGCAAGGAAAGAGCATTATTATGATTTCCTCCGAAATGCCCGAACTGCTTGGTATGTCCGACCGAATCATGGTGATGAGTGAAGGGCGGTTGACGGGAATTCTGGCAGGGCAGGAAGCAAGCGAAGAGGAAATCATGCGGCTTGCCGCACAGCAGCGGTCAGCCGATTCGGGAGGGGAAGTCGATGAATACGCAAACCATCGGTAA
- a CDS encoding sugar phosphate isomerase/epimerase family protein, translated as MRLGIFSKTFERPTLEGNLDAVKATGLSVIQFNLSCAGLPSLPHEIDLETAVYIREECEKRHLHIAAVSGTFNMIHPDRQRLRDDIRRFRHLAAMCHSMGTSVITLCTGTRDKDNMWRAHPDNNSPEAWDDLLTSMRELVNIAAEYELELAVEPEPANVISDAVKARRLLDTMDSPRLKIVLDAANLFHPNEGMPLTEVIEQALLLLSEHVIIAHAKDYSTMEGLQYRAAGTGELDYEAYMKLLHASHFSGPLILHGLHEREVPQSISYLKSRIEAAKL; from the coding sequence ATGAGGCTGGGCATTTTCTCCAAGACTTTTGAGAGGCCGACACTGGAGGGGAATTTGGACGCAGTGAAAGCAACCGGGCTGAGTGTCATTCAATTCAATCTTTCCTGTGCGGGTCTCCCATCACTGCCGCACGAGATCGATCTGGAAACCGCGGTGTATATAAGAGAAGAATGTGAGAAACGGCATCTACATATAGCCGCAGTATCCGGGACCTTCAATATGATTCACCCGGACCGTCAGAGATTGCGGGATGACATCCGACGATTTCGCCACTTGGCAGCCATGTGCCATTCGATGGGAACGTCGGTCATTACCCTGTGTACCGGCACAAGGGATAAGGACAATATGTGGAGGGCACATCCGGACAACAATTCACCGGAAGCATGGGATGACCTGCTTACGTCCATGCGTGAATTAGTGAATATCGCTGCCGAGTACGAGCTGGAGCTGGCTGTCGAACCTGAGCCCGCCAATGTGATCAGCGATGCGGTCAAAGCCAGAAGGCTGCTGGATACGATGGATTCTCCCCGGTTAAAAATAGTTCTGGACGCAGCGAATTTGTTCCACCCGAACGAAGGGATGCCTTTAACAGAGGTAATTGAACAAGCGCTGTTGCTGCTCAGTGAACATGTCATTATAGCCCATGCCAAAGATTATTCGACTATGGAAGGATTACAGTATAGGGCAGCCGGAACCGGTGAACTGGACTACGAAGCATACATGAAGCTCCTGCACGCTTCCCATTTCAGTGGACCGCTGATTCTTCATGGCTTGCATGAACGTGAAGTGCCGCAAAGCATCTCTTATTTGAAGTCCCGGATCGAAGCGGCCAAGTTATGA
- a CDS encoding sensor histidine kinase: protein MKHRLDLRLAAIIISITAGILIVFTVINIVTNHYHIAMFQQQSSVHDGMAELNYHLEQAQMQSIILTCLLSIAIASVIGIYVAKRISAPLVQMKRAAEMMTRGNWDIRVTTKGYDEIAGLGSSLNELAVQLQKQELLRRNMTQDIAHELRTPLTTLKSHTRALEDGIWEPTADRFQTCLEEIDRLIQLVTELEDLHDMESPEFQLSRSKQDLGYIMERAITLATAMYYEKKVDLQYVGGSTILAEVDADRMLQVLINMLSNAVHYTPAGGTVQAELVDEGAHALIRIQDSGQGISSSDLPYIFERLYRGDKSRNRSSGGSGMGLAIVKQLVSAHGGQVWAESGGKHAGGSCFYIRIPKEE from the coding sequence TTGAAGCATCGTCTGGACCTGAGGCTTGCCGCTATCATCATCAGTATCACGGCAGGGATATTGATCGTGTTTACCGTAATCAATATTGTGACCAACCATTATCATATCGCCATGTTCCAGCAGCAATCATCCGTGCATGATGGAATGGCTGAGCTGAATTACCATTTGGAGCAAGCGCAGATGCAATCCATCATATTGACATGTCTCCTATCGATTGCCATTGCTTCCGTGATCGGCATATACGTTGCGAAGAGAATATCGGCTCCCCTCGTCCAGATGAAACGAGCGGCTGAGATGATGACGCGGGGGAATTGGGACATCCGTGTGACAACCAAAGGGTACGATGAAATCGCGGGACTTGGTTCTTCACTGAACGAACTGGCTGTGCAGTTACAGAAGCAGGAGCTGCTGCGCAGGAATATGACCCAAGATATCGCACATGAATTGCGAACGCCGTTAACCACATTAAAGAGTCACACCCGTGCACTTGAGGATGGGATCTGGGAGCCGACCGCAGATCGGTTTCAAACGTGTCTTGAAGAGATTGATCGATTGATTCAGCTTGTAACGGAGCTTGAGGATCTGCATGACATGGAATCACCCGAGTTTCAGCTATCCCGATCCAAGCAGGATCTTGGCTATATTATGGAGAGGGCCATCACCTTGGCGACTGCAATGTATTATGAAAAAAAGGTGGACCTGCAATATGTCGGCGGTTCGACGATTCTAGCCGAGGTGGATGCCGACCGAATGCTCCAGGTTCTGATCAACATGTTAAGCAATGCCGTGCACTACACGCCAGCTGGAGGAACGGTACAAGCCGAGCTCGTGGACGAAGGGGCACATGCCCTGATTCGAATACAGGATTCAGGTCAGGGGATCTCTTCCTCCGATCTGCCGTATATTTTCGAAAGGCTGTATCGGGGCGATAAATCAAGGAATCGGTCAAGTGGCGGGAGCGGTATGGGGCTTGCCATCGTCAAGCAGCTGGTATCTGCACATGGCGGTCAGGTATGGGCTGAGAGCGGAGGGAAGCATGCGGGCGGCAGCTGTTTCTATATCCGGATACCTAAAGAAGAGTAG
- a CDS encoding substrate-binding domain-containing protein: protein MISMKRVLWIPIVQKGRLVVLILSLIFLTSCSSDATIDENEPKLRHIALVAPIHAEEQGDAIRLGAEAAAKVYGMVLDYIPLEPSDDEAEQLQAALKVLEKGSSAILIDPASEAVLLKLGDQASAADVPIIALNDERMTTGVLSAIAIHNEAAGRKAGEQLADLLGDRGVVAILRSDREDPDLIAREEGAKSVLSGISGIQIADGAACGKREDACWQAAKQLLDRESVDGILALDIQASLGAAKEVARRNVQGKIKIVTFGSDLEQLQLLQDGILHKLIVQNGFSTGYLGVEQAVKVLDGSKYDKPIVLETKVIDADNMFWMDNQKVLFPFVK, encoded by the coding sequence ATGATTAGCATGAAGCGTGTGTTATGGATACCGATTGTACAGAAAGGCCGTCTTGTTGTACTCATTCTATCCTTGATCTTCTTAACATCGTGTTCATCAGACGCAACCATAGATGAGAATGAGCCCAAACTCCGGCACATTGCACTCGTGGCTCCCATACACGCCGAAGAGCAGGGGGATGCCATCCGATTAGGCGCCGAGGCGGCTGCCAAGGTATACGGAATGGTGCTTGATTATATCCCGCTGGAGCCTAGTGACGATGAAGCGGAGCAACTGCAAGCTGCATTGAAGGTGCTGGAGAAAGGTTCCTCCGCGATTCTGATCGATCCGGCATCCGAAGCCGTACTGTTGAAATTAGGTGATCAGGCATCAGCAGCTGATGTCCCCATCATTGCTTTGAATGATGAGCGAATGACCACAGGTGTCCTGTCCGCCATCGCAATCCATAATGAGGCGGCCGGACGCAAGGCGGGTGAACAGCTGGCCGACTTACTTGGCGATCGGGGAGTTGTCGCCATACTTCGATCCGACAGGGAGGATCCCGACCTCATTGCCCGCGAAGAGGGAGCCAAAAGCGTATTGTCGGGAATTAGCGGGATTCAGATAGCGGACGGGGCAGCATGCGGCAAACGTGAAGATGCATGCTGGCAGGCGGCCAAGCAGCTGCTGGACCGGGAATCGGTTGACGGGATACTGGCACTCGATATTCAGGCCTCCTTGGGAGCGGCAAAAGAAGTCGCAAGACGGAACGTTCAGGGGAAGATCAAGATTGTCACCTTCGGAAGCGACCTGGAGCAGCTTCAACTTCTGCAGGATGGCATCCTTCATAAACTCATTGTGCAGAACGGGTTCAGCACGGGATATCTGGGAGTAGAACAGGCTGTGAAGGTATTGGATGGTTCGAAATATGATAAGCCGATTGTGCTTGAGACCAAGGTGATTGATGCGGACAACATGTTCTGGATGGATAATCAGAAGGTTCTGTTTCCATTTGTGAAGTAA
- a CDS encoding cache domain-containing sensor histidine kinase, translated as MKIAYAKRNSIKPTIQRWIRRFCAHSIQSIIMWSFSAFILLIVIVVAVLLFNKFSRSAEQSVFLNAQQIVDQVSYNLEDYVDGMAQLYRAIEENMLADGQWDDEQVTQQLNTIMRSRDDIVSIALFNEQGDMLRNHPAMPVKASARVTEQSWFHSAMRVSNHLSFSLPHVQNLYDHTFKWVVTMSKGITVVHNGEPTYVILLVDINFKKIDELSSRISLGKRGYAYIIDEGAGNIVYHPQQQLIYMGLRNESVERALTSSDSYIDESDGVKRLNTVKSVVNIGWKIVGVSYLDEIMTTREEVNRYLVQVVAMVLVLAIAVSLILSAMLTRPIRRMGRTMKAVERGDFNVELPMQGPLEVVQLSSRFNLMLDKIRQLMKQIVKEQESKRRYELEALQAQINPHFLYNTLNSVVRMVGMSKKEEVITMITSLSKLFRLSLSKGKTSISVREELEHARHYLTIQQMRYKQKFDFLIEADEAAQSCYTLKLVLQPLIENAIVHGIEYMVDQGHIHITAAIQGDLLEMTVRDNGVGMSPEMLERILEVETLRQHPAPFINTAGSGVAVRNVHDRIQLYYGHRYGLEYESELEEGTTVRIRIPIIHESGEEREHD; from the coding sequence GTGAAAATCGCGTATGCCAAGCGGAACTCGATTAAACCAACCATTCAGCGATGGATTAGGCGATTTTGCGCACACAGCATTCAATCGATCATCATGTGGTCCTTTTCGGCATTTATTCTGCTGATCGTGATCGTGGTAGCCGTTCTGTTGTTCAATAAATTCTCCCGATCGGCGGAGCAAAGCGTGTTTCTGAATGCCCAGCAAATCGTGGATCAAGTAAGCTATAATCTCGAGGATTATGTGGACGGGATGGCACAGCTGTATCGGGCCATTGAGGAAAACATGCTAGCTGACGGGCAATGGGACGATGAGCAGGTTACTCAACAGCTGAACACCATCATGCGAAGCCGGGATGACATCGTCTCCATCGCGTTATTTAATGAACAGGGCGATATGCTGAGGAACCATCCGGCTATGCCGGTTAAGGCCAGCGCGCGGGTGACGGAACAAAGCTGGTTTCACTCGGCCATGAGAGTCTCCAACCATCTGAGCTTCTCACTGCCGCATGTGCAGAATTTGTACGACCATACATTTAAATGGGTTGTCACGATGAGCAAAGGAATTACGGTTGTTCATAACGGGGAGCCAACATATGTCATTCTGCTGGTAGATATCAACTTCAAGAAAATCGATGAGCTAAGCAGCCGCATTAGCTTGGGTAAGCGGGGGTATGCGTATATCATCGATGAAGGAGCGGGAAACATCGTGTATCATCCCCAGCAGCAATTAATTTACATGGGGCTTCGAAACGAGAGTGTTGAGCGGGCACTTACTTCCTCTGACAGCTACATTGATGAATCGGATGGAGTCAAGCGGCTGAACACGGTGAAATCAGTCGTTAATATAGGATGGAAAATCGTTGGGGTTTCCTATTTGGATGAAATCATGACCACAAGAGAAGAGGTCAATCGTTATCTGGTTCAGGTCGTGGCGATGGTTCTGGTGCTTGCCATCGCAGTTTCCCTGATTCTCTCGGCTATGCTGACCCGCCCCATCCGCCGGATGGGCAGAACGATGAAGGCGGTGGAACGTGGCGATTTCAACGTGGAGCTCCCGATGCAGGGGCCACTGGAAGTGGTACAGCTGTCCAGTCGGTTCAATCTGATGCTGGATAAGATCAGGCAGCTCATGAAACAGATTGTGAAAGAGCAGGAATCGAAGCGCAGATACGAGCTGGAAGCCTTGCAGGCTCAGATCAACCCGCATTTTTTATATAACACCTTGAATTCGGTTGTCCGCATGGTGGGCATGAGCAAGAAGGAGGAAGTCATTACGATGATCACTTCCTTGTCGAAGCTGTTTCGTTTGAGCTTGAGCAAAGGGAAGACCTCCATAAGCGTCCGTGAGGAGCTGGAGCATGCAAGGCATTATTTGACCATCCAACAGATGAGATATAAACAGAAATTCGATTTTTTGATCGAAGCGGATGAGGCAGCGCAGTCCTGCTACACGCTAAAGCTTGTGCTTCAGCCCTTAATCGAGAATGCCATCGTACATGGCATTGAATATATGGTGGATCAAGGACATATTCACATAACGGCTGCTATACAAGGCGATCTATTGGAGATGACGGTTAGGGACAATGGGGTCGGAATGTCTCCCGAGATGCTTGAAAGGATATTAGAGGTTGAAACGCTGCGACAACATCCGGCTCCATTTATCAATACGGCAGGCTCCGGCGTGGCCGTTCGAAATGTTCATGACCGGATCCAATTATATTATGGGCACCGTTACGGTCTGGAATATGAGAGCGAGCTTGAAGAGGGCACGACCGTTCGCATACGGATACCGATTATTCACGAGTCAGGGGAGGAGCGGGAGCATGATTAG
- a CDS encoding galactose ABC transporter substrate-binding protein — MKKKWLLILIAGMMLTTAACNNGGSSSTGSESKQDEAAGGSTPQVGVAIYKFDDTFMTGVRNAMSDAANGVAKLDIVDSQNAQPTQNEKIDLFISKKYSSMIINPVDRTAAGVIIDKAKTANTPVVFLNREPIAEDMNKWDKVYYVGAKAEESGTISGQLIVDYWKANPKADKNGDGKLQYVLLQGEPGHQDAELRTKFSVQAIQDAGIEVEALAVDTAMWDRVKGQEKMQAFLASHGDKIEAVLANNDDMALGAIEALKAAGYFSGDKYMPVVGVDATAPAIQALEDGTLLGTVLNDAKSQGKASVAIAAALSKGETPNKDNTGFDITDGKYVWIAYKKITKDNIADAK; from the coding sequence GTGAAGAAAAAATGGCTGTTAATCCTTATAGCCGGCATGATGCTGACCACGGCGGCATGCAATAACGGCGGGAGCAGTTCAACCGGCAGCGAAAGCAAGCAAGATGAGGCGGCAGGCGGCAGCACACCTCAAGTCGGGGTGGCAATTTACAAGTTCGACGACACGTTCATGACAGGCGTTCGGAACGCGATGTCCGATGCAGCGAATGGCGTAGCCAAACTGGATATCGTGGATAGCCAAAATGCGCAGCCAACCCAAAATGAGAAAATCGATCTGTTCATTTCGAAGAAATACAGCTCTATGATCATCAACCCGGTGGATCGGACGGCCGCCGGCGTCATTATCGATAAGGCAAAAACTGCGAATACGCCAGTGGTATTCTTGAACCGGGAGCCGATCGCGGAAGACATGAACAAGTGGGATAAGGTGTATTACGTAGGGGCAAAAGCGGAGGAATCCGGAACGATTTCGGGTCAGCTTATCGTCGATTATTGGAAGGCCAATCCCAAGGCGGACAAGAACGGGGATGGCAAGCTGCAGTATGTATTGCTGCAGGGTGAGCCGGGGCATCAGGATGCCGAGCTGAGGACCAAATTCTCCGTTCAGGCGATTCAAGATGCCGGGATCGAAGTCGAAGCGCTAGCGGTGGATACCGCCATGTGGGACCGCGTGAAGGGACAGGAAAAGATGCAAGCCTTCCTTGCATCCCATGGCGACAAGATTGAAGCGGTTCTGGCCAACAATGACGATATGGCGCTCGGTGCCATTGAAGCATTGAAAGCGGCGGGTTACTTCAGCGGCGACAAGTATATGCCGGTCGTGGGTGTAGATGCGACAGCTCCGGCCATTCAGGCGCTGGAAGACGGCACGCTTCTCGGCACCGTGCTTAATGACGCCAAGAGCCAGGGTAAAGCTTCCGTTGCGATTGCCGCAGCGCTATCCAAAGGAGAAACGCCGAACAAGGACAACACCGGATTTGATATTACCGACGGCAAATATGTATGGATCGCTTACAAAAAAATAACGAAAGACAATATCGCCGACGCGAAATAA
- a CDS encoding response regulator transcription factor, with product MKTILIVDDEPNIREVLVSYLNKEHYLTLEAANGAEAFDFLREQSVDLVILDLMLPDMDGERICQEIRTFSPVPIIMLTAKMAQSSRIGGFAIGADDYIVKPFDPREVVARVKAVLRRGDDSKLLADVIVYHQGALAIHSMKHEVTCHGQVVNLTPSEYKLLLLLAKYPQRNFSREELVDRVLGYDFIGDIRIIDQHIKNLRQKIESDPRQPQYIITVYGFGYRFGGDRA from the coding sequence ATGAAGACCATATTAATCGTGGATGATGAACCGAATATTCGAGAAGTTCTTGTATCCTACCTGAACAAAGAACATTATCTGACGCTGGAAGCGGCCAACGGTGCCGAAGCGTTCGATTTCCTGCGAGAGCAATCCGTGGATCTTGTTATATTGGACCTCATGCTCCCGGATATGGATGGCGAGCGGATATGCCAGGAGATTCGAACGTTCAGCCCGGTACCCATTATCATGTTAACGGCAAAGATGGCCCAGAGCAGCCGGATTGGCGGGTTTGCCATCGGAGCCGATGATTATATCGTGAAGCCGTTCGACCCTCGGGAAGTTGTAGCAAGAGTCAAGGCCGTTCTGAGAAGAGGAGATGACAGCAAGCTCCTGGCGGACGTAATTGTGTATCACCAAGGCGCGCTGGCCATTCATTCGATGAAACACGAAGTTACCTGCCATGGACAGGTTGTAAACTTGACGCCAAGCGAATACAAATTGCTGCTTCTGTTGGCCAAGTACCCCCAGCGCAATTTCTCGCGCGAAGAACTGGTTGATCGCGTGTTAGGCTATGACTTTATCGGCGACATCCGAATTATTGATCAGCATATCAAGAATCTGAGGCAAAAGATTGAATCCGACCCTAGGCAGCCCCAATATATCATCACCGTATACGGATTCGGATACCGCTTTGGAGGTGATAGGGCTTGA
- the mglC gene encoding galactose/methyl galactoside ABC transporter permease MglC has translation MNTQTIGKVKDYLAQRAIFVVLILLVIGIAVADPNFLAFSTLRDILQQSSTRLIIALGAAFILITGGVDLSAGRVVGLTAVVSASMLQTDVYANRFFPDLPQVSVVLPILIGIAAGLIVGFINGFIVAKLHVPPFIATLGTMVGIYGVNSIYFDMEPNQSQPIGGLRPDFTVWGSGYIDFGGGYSLPYIVIIAVFVALICWVIFNKTRLGKNMYAIGGNVQAAHVSGINVARNLIAIYAISGALYGIAGVLEAARTGGATNNYGNMYELDAIAACVVGGVSTAGGIGTVPGVMAGVLIFGVINYGLTFIGVSPYWQLIIKGLIIVAAVAFDIRKYMAKK, from the coding sequence ATGAATACGCAAACCATCGGTAAGGTTAAAGATTATTTGGCGCAGCGTGCCATATTCGTAGTATTAATATTGCTCGTTATCGGGATTGCCGTTGCAGATCCCAACTTTCTGGCCTTCTCCACGCTCCGGGATATTTTGCAGCAATCCTCCACCCGATTAATTATCGCGCTTGGCGCGGCGTTCATTCTGATCACCGGCGGGGTTGACCTCTCCGCAGGACGCGTTGTCGGATTAACGGCGGTCGTATCGGCTTCCATGCTGCAAACGGATGTATACGCAAATCGCTTCTTCCCGGACCTGCCTCAAGTATCGGTTGTATTGCCGATCCTTATCGGTATTGCAGCGGGACTTATCGTTGGGTTCATCAATGGTTTCATCGTAGCTAAACTGCATGTGCCGCCGTTCATAGCGACACTCGGTACGATGGTCGGCATATATGGCGTCAACTCCATCTATTTTGATATGGAGCCGAACCAATCCCAGCCGATCGGCGGCTTAAGACCGGACTTTACCGTGTGGGGCAGCGGCTACATCGACTTCGGGGGTGGGTATTCTCTCCCTTACATCGTCATTATCGCCGTCTTCGTTGCACTTATCTGCTGGGTCATATTCAACAAGACCCGTCTCGGCAAAAATATGTATGCGATCGGCGGCAACGTGCAAGCGGCGCATGTATCGGGGATCAATGTAGCCCGTAATCTGATAGCGATCTACGCTATTTCCGGTGCGTTGTACGGCATCGCCGGCGTACTGGAGGCTGCGAGAACCGGGGGCGCGACGAATAACTACGGCAATATGTATGAACTGGATGCGATTGCCGCATGCGTGGTTGGAGGGGTATCCACTGCAGGAGGCATCGGCACGGTGCCGGGCGTGATGGCCGGGGTTCTTATCTTCGGCGTCATCAATTACGGATTAACCTTTATCGGTGTCAGCCCATACTGGCAATTGATCATTAAAGGGCTTATTATCGTAGCAGCGGTCGCATTTGATATTCGCAAATACATGGCAAAAAAATAA